Proteins from a genomic interval of Oceanispirochaeta crateris:
- the aspS gene encoding aspartate--tRNA(Asn) ligase, with protein sequence MRVLAKDIKDSNGQEITLSGWVHRIRDLGGVNFIILRDRSGLAQIVTNDELDLNVETVISATGMIHESEKAPGGYEMQLTKLDILAEASSDLPFPVNQDPENIGLEAILDNRMISLRNPKILSIFRLQADLIRYFADFLRSRDFTEIKTSKLVAGGTEGGSNLFEVDYFDTKVCLAQSPQQYKQTMVASGLERVFEIGQAYRAEKHDTPRHINEYVSLDIEMGYIETERDLMTLEAELMEYLFRKVRENNQADLDAWGGTTPDPDKCKNIPIIPHDQAKKIVSERLGRRVFEINPEAERVICDWAQEEHGIPMVFINAFPRKKRPFYTYPDGLKTMSFDLIFRGLEITTGGRRINEYKMMKETLPKFGMTEEELGDYISIFKYGCPPHGGFAIGLERLTQKILGLTNVKEASLFPRDRKRTGP encoded by the coding sequence ATGCGAGTATTAGCAAAAGATATAAAAGATTCAAATGGTCAGGAAATCACCCTCAGCGGTTGGGTTCATCGTATCCGTGACCTCGGTGGTGTCAACTTTATAATTCTCAGGGATAGAAGCGGATTAGCTCAGATTGTTACCAATGACGAATTAGACCTCAATGTAGAGACGGTTATCAGCGCCACGGGAATGATTCATGAGAGTGAAAAGGCTCCCGGTGGTTATGAAATGCAACTCACAAAATTGGACATCCTGGCCGAAGCCTCTTCAGACCTGCCATTTCCTGTCAATCAGGACCCTGAAAACATAGGCCTTGAGGCTATTCTGGATAATAGGATGATCTCACTCCGAAATCCGAAGATCCTCTCTATTTTTCGTCTTCAGGCAGATCTTATCCGGTATTTTGCCGACTTTCTAAGATCCCGGGATTTTACTGAAATTAAGACCAGTAAGCTCGTTGCCGGTGGTACAGAAGGTGGATCCAACCTGTTTGAGGTTGACTATTTCGATACGAAGGTTTGTCTGGCTCAGTCACCACAGCAATACAAACAGACCATGGTTGCCAGCGGTCTGGAACGTGTTTTTGAAATTGGTCAGGCCTACAGAGCGGAAAAGCATGATACTCCACGCCATATAAACGAGTATGTTTCTTTAGATATTGAAATGGGTTACATTGAGACCGAACGGGACTTGATGACTCTGGAAGCAGAATTGATGGAGTACCTGTTCCGCAAGGTGCGGGAGAATAATCAGGCAGATCTGGATGCATGGGGTGGGACAACACCGGACCCGGATAAATGCAAAAATATTCCAATAATACCTCATGATCAGGCTAAGAAGATTGTATCCGAACGGCTGGGAAGGCGGGTCTTTGAAATCAATCCCGAAGCCGAACGGGTCATCTGTGACTGGGCCCAGGAGGAACATGGGATTCCCATGGTTTTCATCAATGCTTTCCCCAGGAAAAAAAGACCCTTTTATACCTATCCTGACGGGCTTAAAACCATGAGTTTTGACTTGATCTTCAGAGGACTGGAGATTACGACCGGCGGGCGAAGAATCAATGAATACAAGATGATGAAAGAGACACTTCCTAAATTCGGTATGACCGAAGAGGAATTGGGCGATTACATATCCATTTTTAAATACGGCTGTCCTCCCCATGGTGGTTTTGCCATTGGTCTGGAGCGTTTGACCCAGAAAATCCTTGGCTTGACCAATGTGAAAGAAGCCTCCCTCTTTCCCCGTGACCGTAAAAGAACTGGACCCTGA